The Ficedula albicollis isolate OC2 chromosome 1, FicAlb1.5, whole genome shotgun sequence nucleotide sequence tcTGTGCACggcatctctctctctcctggtgctgcagccccagcccaggctcagccctgctgtggatGTCACACAGGGAGGGAGGCTGACCTGGCCTGGCCACAGAGAgccctctctgctgccctgtccttgggttttccccatttctctgtGCATCACCTCCTGGCggtgcagagctgtggctgcacaggctaagggctgctggagcacaaGCACTGCAGGTGAGGTGATGCCAGGAGGTTCATGTGCCAGGACTGCTGCAGGAACTCtccccagacccagccctgcggggcaggcacagctcctgtgctctgctgcctcgcaccccaggctcccagggaaaTTGGGATGGACAGTGCCCACCTGCTAATTCAAAGCAGTGGAGGTCTATCTGCACCTCATGGTACAGAGTGGGGTACCTGATGGGGTTAAAGCTGTGTCTCCAGGAGTGGGAGCGTTGGACTCATGACTGCCCAGGGGTGACAGAGGTACCTGGCCTTTGGTCTCTACTTCCAAAACAGGAGAAGTATCAAAAATGAACTTGGAATCAACTGCATAGCTTCACTAACAGCTGAAATACCTTAGAGTTGTCCCAACTTGGACACAGGCAAAACCACTGGGAAAAAGACACAAGTatcccttttctccttcacCCCTACTGCCCATACATGTCTTGCTTCCAGCAAAGGGAAAGATCTTTTAGCAAGATTCTGATTTATGGTCTATAATGTCATGATCGAAAGTGGATTCAAGCAGGAAATCAATATTCAGAGCtacacagcaacaaaaaaatgatGTTTCTGGAGTCCCTCCCcacaaacagagcagagcaggtgtAGGTATCAGTCTGTTTAGCAAGACAGCTTAAGCTCACTGGAACAGTCACACAGCATGCAGAGTCCATATTAGGATCCAGTCAGCTCCAAACACTGCTCAGCTACAGGGGTAAGCCAGAATTTCATGACATcacattaataaatataaacaaacacAGTAAAAAGGCTTTACCTTGGGCTTaaggaaaaagtgaatttttccAGTCCTGTGGaatcctcctctgctcccaagTCTGCCGGCTCACAGTGCAGCAAAATGATCAGGCATTTATCAACCCTGGCAAGGTCTGCAAGTCCTGAGGGTTTGATTTGAAATAAAGGTGTCAGGAGGAGATTCCTGAACACCTGCACCCAGAGTtatgcaggggaaaaaaacccaagaaataaaagcaagctTTAAGAGGTCAGAATGTGTAGCCTGCCAGGGCTGCTATTCCTGGTAGAAATTAGACCCTGAAGTGCCCAGGTGAAAATCAGGCATAATCCCTGTATAAGTGCTTCTAATTGGGACAAACTGAAAGTGAGAAAGTTGAGCAAGACAGCTctggcccatccctgggggcTCAGGGTTTGTTCCCAGCTGGTAACTGAGAGCACAATTATGCAAAGCCTCCTCTATAAACAGAATTTGGTTTATTATGGCTGAACTGGGGGAATCTATTTCTGTCGCCACTTTGTGCGAATGTGTTACCCTTGTGATTTCCAGCCAGGTCATCCCAAgtcagctgctctggctgtggctgtcactggGAGCTCCTCTGTCCCTGGCCCCGTTCCTCACCCGCCCGGGCTTGGCTGCCGGGCGAGGGGGCGAGGGGATGAGCCTGTGGCTATTCTGGTAGCTGTGAGCTACGGAGGTGTCACGTGAAGCCAGGAGCCAGAAATGCATGTCAAATCCAACCAGTGACTAATCTTGTATTTTGGTTGTCTTAGTGGCTGCCAGGGAAAGATTTATGGGCTCAGAAAATCTTCCCGTAATAATCCCCGGGCGCTGATTTGATCTTGGGCCGCGGCTTCCCGGGAGCGTGGGGAAAGAGGACAGAAAGGGGGCTGTGTCCCCGGGTGGTGACGTCCAGACTCATTGGAGCTCCAACTACAAACCAGAGGAGAAAAGTCAGCGCTCTCTTCTCATCTGTGCCTGCCCAGAGCCGTGCTGGCAGCCAGAGGGGATCCCTTTGATCTGCCTGGGGAGCGAGGAGGGCTGGGGGccaccacagcagagcagacacCAAGGGCCATTTACTGGGATTGTCATCTAGCTCCCTCATCTGTCACCTGATGGCCAGCCAGGCAAGCGCTCACCACAACTGTGGACTCTTCATCCTTGCACAACTTGTGGAGGCAAGAAAAGTAAGCATCCTACAGCTGATATGACAATAGCTGTTTGTTCTATAAAGGAATGAACTGAATTCACTACAGATCTACTAACTGTCCCCCTATGCCGGGCAAGACTGACTTGTTTTCTTTGGGTTGGGCTTTCCTCTAACAGCTGGAAGTCTGCTGGGCATTCAAGCAATGGCTGTTGAGTAAGGCAGCTGTTTCAATATCTAATTGCATTTTAGCACTAATAGCTCCAGGGGAAAGCGTTGCATTGTCTGCCATGAGCTACTTCCTGTCCTACTGCAAAGCACACTGCACCGCCGTGCTCGCCCAATACCAGAGCCTGAGGTCAGAGGGCTTTCTCTGTGACATTCTGCTGAAAGTGAAGGAAAACGAGTTTCCTGCACACAAGTCCTTGCTGGCATGCTCCAGCGACTACTTCCGAGCCATGTTCAAAAGCTACACCCAAGAGTCTAAAGCCAGTGTCATTCACCTACAAGTTGTCTCACCCACCGGGCTCCAGCACATCCTGGATTTCATTTACACATCCTTCCTGCCCCTTTCCTTTGAGAGCCTGGAGGATACCTTGGAAGCTGCAAGCTACTTACAAGTGACTGATGCTATTGGCTTGTGCAATCAGTACATGGTTAACAATCTTGCCTTGGaaaactgctgcttctctgccaATGTGGCCAGGAAGTTCTACCTGCCAGATGCCCTAGCagccacagaaaaatacattatcaAAAATATCTGGAAGCTGCTGGATGTGGATTTGCCAGGACTTCTCGAGCTGAACTTCAGGTCTTTGCTAGCAGTGATTCAATCACCAGATCTCCCCATGGTAGAGGAATGCCGCCTGTTGAATCTTGTCCTGCTGTGGTTGAAGCAGGATAAATCCAGGCTGGATCATGCAAGCAGCCTTTTAGAGCACATAAGATATGGTCTCATCCCAGTGGAAGAGCTGAGAAAAACCTACACGCAGTCAGAAGTGTCCCTCTCAGCAGGTATTAAGTGCCTGATcataaaagcaataaattatCACACATCTGTATTCAAacagcctgtcctgcaggaTAAGTCCACCACACTGAGGAACCAGAAAACTCGGATCATTCTGCTGGGGGGAGGCACAGCAAGCGAGGGGCTCGTCACCGACGTGGTGGCCTTTGATGTTTACAATCACAAATGGAGAACCCTCAcacagctgcaggacagagtGCAGAaccactgtgtgtgtgtggtggggaACTTCCTCTACATCCTGGGTGGGGAGATACAAAGTGGTACCCTGGGTGATGCTAAAATTGGACAGACCTTATTGGTTACAAACAAGGTCCATCGGTATGATCCAAGGTTTAACACATGGACCCAAATCACGGGCATGCTGGAAAAGAGATGCCAGTTTTCTTGCTGCGTCCTAGGCAAGGATATCTTTGCCATTGGTGGAAGGGGTGAGGACGGGTCGCTGCATTCCTCTGTGGAAGTCTATGATATCAGCAGGGACAGATGGACGAAGGCCAGGGAATTGCCATGCAGGATACATGGCCATGCCAGCGCTGTTTGCAAGAACACCATATACATCTCTGGGGGCAAGTACTCGGCCCCAGCCAGCACAAGCAATGAGGTTTATTCTCTGAGCTCACTTGAAGGGCAGTGGGTGAAACGCGCCCCAATGAGCATTGCTCGGTTTGGGCATCAGATGGCAACAATCAGGGGATCCATATTCACCTTTCTGGGATTATATGAACCTTTCTCTGAAATAGAAAGGTACGACCCAGACCAAAACCAATGGACTCGGTTAAGACCACTGGTCTACGATCGATTCTCCTACGGGCTGGCAGTGGTAGAGGAAACAGCTCTTCTCATCGGGGGGAAGAAATGGCAAAACTCTCTGGAGGTCTCCACGCAAGACGTGGTGGGCTACGACATCGACAGGGACGGCTGGGAGGAGATCTGCAAGGCGCCCGCGCCGTGGTGCGGGCTGCAGTGCGCCGTGCTCCAGCTGCCCGCGGCGCCCGAGGAGCAGGACAGCGACTGCCAGCACAGGAAACCGCCcggctgctgagcagcaccagcccgGAGAGCGGCGAGCTGCAGGCCTGCAGAACAAGGAAACTGCACCGGGGCTGAACCCCAGAGCGGAAGTTCTGCTTGGATAAGCCAAATGCTTGGTGGAAACAGGCAAGAAAAtctggctccagcacaggaaagacatcTAGGGTTTATAAAGCTGGAAGCTGATCTCACTGAGCAACGATGTAGGAAGTAGCACCTTTAGAGGCGACGAGTGAGAACTGTAATCCTTGACTTTTGGGTAATACCTAGATAGCAATTAGTAGGTGTTGCAAGTTggatttttcaaatattaaaaaatataatccatcttttctgttttcttaatcAGAGGTAATTCTCCCAGCTGGTAAGTGCTATTGAGTTTTTATGCTATGGCTAAGCAAAAGGAAAGCTGTATAAAGACTAGAAAATTGATGCCTAGAAGAAATAGTAGCAAGTATTGCCAAGGAAAAGGTATTATTTTATATACTATGTACTAGGCAAGAATGTCTTAGCTCACCAGCATGAAATTACTGGACAGAAAGCATGGACTTTTCACTACATAGACTCAGATGAAAGTTAAAACAGTATTTGTTTGATAGAAGCCATTTCTCTCTCAGTGGTCTTTGTTGTAGAACACTTCCAGATgttcatttcatttattttaaggatGCACACTACTAGTGATGTACATTTCTTTTATTGTAGAACACTTCCAGATGTTCATTTCACTTATTTTAAAGATGCACACTACTAGTGATGTACATTTCTTTTGTATCCAGACCCTGTGTTAGCTTAGATGGCCAGAGCTGGATGGGTACCCTCACAGTTAGCCTCCAAAAAGCTTCTTACAGGAGTTACAAACTGTTACTGGTGCCTTGGCATTTACCTCAGCACCATTTGCTGTTTCATCACACCTGCTCATAAGGGTAAAATGCTTCGTTGCTGTTGAACTGCTACATGAGAGAACCCTGCAGTCAAAAAAGGTTTCATCAAAGAGTACAAAGGGAAGGGAGGCAACTGAAGATTTTCAGAAGACTTTACTCAGTGTCTGCCTACATACAAATCAGCAACATTGTCACTCCCTGTTGGCAGGGGTCACACAGAGGTACTTTAAGATATATGGGTATGTGAAATGCAGACACAATGGTCAGATGCCACAGAATCAATATGGTATGGAGTAAAGTGAATCTTGAGTCAGAAATGTTCATTTAAAAGCTAAATTTATTGTACTTCATTTTACAGTGTTCCCTTTCTAGGCTGAAgttaatacaataaaaatatatatagaagAACATTTAATAGTCTTAAAAGAAGGCAGCACAATGAAGAGGACACATGTTTTTTGTCACTAGACTAGCTTAAAAAACTGTAATGTTTAATTTTCACCTTTAAAGCAATCAAGCTAACTTTACTAATGTAAAGTGCAGGCAGAATGGCTGGTGCATAGCAACAGATCTAAGTCTTCTGAACTGCCTTGGTTTTGACAAGGAATCAACTACACAATGTGCATATACATCCATCAGATACAAAGAGTTTTTCATATGAATATATTTACTTTTGGTCCAGTAAAACAATAGCAAGAGAATCTAAATGCTTGGAACAATAGCACAATCCATTTCAAGTCAAgcattttttaagagaaatttaCAAAAACCTCACAAATTTAATATACAAGTCAGTACCCATGCAGTAAATAAATGTCCAGTTTATACAAACAATATTCTTCTAATAGTACAAATCTTACACTGGATCCAGAATTCTATACAAACGTTAATACATGATTTGTCATCCATACGACTTGAATATAGGATTACTGAAAATGGGCTACAGAAAGGCCACTCTTCTGTACAGTTGTGCAAAATCTGCAGAACATTTGCAACCCAAATGCAATAACAAGATAGAAAATGAGGagtagaaagaggaaaagaatgaaaaagagaagggggagcaagagagaaaaaggggggggagagagagagaggaaagaaagaaaagaaagaaaagaaagaaaagaaagaaaagaaagaaaagaaagaaaagaaagaaaagaaagaaaagaaagaaaagaaagaaaagaaagaaaagaaagaaaagaaagaaaagaaagaaaagaaagaaaagaaagaaaagaaagaaaagaaagaaaagaaagaaaagaaagaaaagaaagaaaagaaagaaaagaaagaaaagaaagaaaagaaagaaaagaaagaaaagaaagaaaagaaagaaaagaaagaaaagaaagaaaagaaagaaaagaaagaaaagaaagaaaagaaagaaaagaaagaaaagaaagaaaagaaagaaaagaaagaaaagaaagaaaagaaagaaaagaaagaaaagaaagaaaagaaagaaaagaaagaaaagaaagaaaagaaagaaaagaaagaaaagaaagaaaagaaagaaaagaaagaaaagaaagaaaagaaagaaaagaaagaaaagaaagaaaagaaagaaaagaaagaaaagaaagaaaagaaagaaaagaaagaaaagaaagaaaagaaagaaaagaaagaaaagaaagaaaagaaagaaaagaaagaaagaaaagagagaaagagagaaagagaaaggaagaaggagagagaaaataaatctgtccATTCTTTCCTTCATACCTTCATGGATATAACTGCCAGGAAATATCAGAGttcatgaaatttaaaatacattcactGAGCTGTACAGTACAACTCACTAAAGTATAAAGGAGGATTTTCCTTTCCACATGAGCATTATTGAATCATGTCATGAGTCCTAACTTACGCAGCAAAATACTGAAGaggagcagaaatattttgtcatgCTCTTAACATTTTTCAAAACCAAGCCcataaaaagtaaatatatgaTTTAAGAGTTCCCTCCCACTTTTGTTTCAGGCATGTGCCTAACTCTAAGGAGCTATTTCCCTTCATGTTCACTGGGTTGTATTCAGCAGATAACAAATCTCATGgaagtttaaaacattttaattggcTTGTGAACTCAGCAGAACCCAGAGAGACATCCCTCCCCCTTCAAAAGCAAACCAGAGGCTTTTTTATTCCTTGGGTATTTTTCAGGTTCTGTGCTCCGCTctgccatcccttccctttCAAAAGCAAACCAGAGGCTTTTTTACTCCTCGGGTATTTTTCAGGTTCTGTGCTCCGCTCTGCTCTCATCACACATTATCCCTGCATACAATACAGCCAAATTTCACAGCTCAGAAAACACATAGCAAACTGCTTGAAAAATCCTATTCACTCCTTTTCTATTGTGGGAATCTTCAAAGCATCTCAGATTTGAAGCATTTCATTGGAAACcttttccactgctgcttttctgtgctaAAGAAATGCTGCTATCAAGGATGTTGAAAGtctaaattttctcttttgcaaaaTCTGCACAtcatactgatatcttcagtgcAAAAGCATCATCAATCACAGTACCATGACTAATTTTAACCAACTTAATGTGATTAAGAGACAACACACAATTTGGTCTTAATTATAATACAATCCAGCATCCCTTTGCTCTGGTGGTAAACCTTAGCAACAGGCTTTAAAAAAGCGCAAGGAAATAAGACCTAACCTTTTGACACTTAAATTCACATTAGTCATTTTTTTGTATGCTGATTTTCACCCTTTTATGTGTTTGACAGAACTGAAACACAACCACTGCATAAAACTTTTTCCCTGTTATTTAAGGAAACTCCTAGAGTTTCTcgtgaaatataaaaatttgttttctctcaccACCAAAATAGTACCTGCACTCCAGAAATGCAATGCAATACTGGaattatataatataaaatatcatTGTAAAACTGATCTTTGATAACAAAAGCTTTAGCATGTGGAATTTCCTGCATGAAGGCCACAGTCtttcaaaaatgcttttaaatccttttcttcAATAGCTAAAGATCATGTTTTTTAATTCACAGAAGGTAAACACAAGCAGAGCATTGGTACcatataaaatatacaaatcCTCATTAAAGTATCGTTGACCATCGAAGGTTTCACACAGCTGAgtaacattaaaatataatttactaGAGCTCTCACATATTGATATAAAAACTACTTTATGCACTTAAGTAAAGGGCTGGAGTGTAGCAAATGGACAAAAAGAGAGACTTATACATGTGTTTCAATGTAAGAGTGAGTGTGTGCTAACGAGGCTATAAGGGCTTCAACCTCAGCCGAGCCATTAACAGAGTCCCTCGAGGGGCTGCTTTCATAGACGTTCATGAAGAGATCAAGGTACATCTGTTTCCATTCTTGAAAGTCTCTAGACGTCAAGGCTGGATTATCCAGAACTTTATCTATAATGGCTACTTCTCCTTCCCTGGCCTGTGAGGGAAAAGAACAAGCAAAGAGTTAATGCAAGTGATGGCTCACTGGCAAAATCAATCCCGAGAGAATGGAGGGTACAGCCTCAAGCCTCAGAGCCCCTGGAAGCACAGGGATATCTGCTCCATGAGCACCCACCAACAGGAGCTTTTCTACACGGTGTCACACGTTCCCCTGTGGTACTTGGGCTTCCCTCACCTTGTCCAGAACCCTCAGTAAGAGTCCCTACTCCCCCACCTGCCCCCTTGCTCAGCCCCAGAAAAAAGCAAGCCCTGTACTGCTTACTATTAGCTGCTTGCATTTCTCAGGATGGGTTTCACAGAACAAAGTGCCATCTGTTGGCCCTTGATTTGCACCAGAAATACTGCGTGGGTGTgtgggacacagacacacacacacacacacacacagacacagactcTTCACCAGGCTTGGcatggggctctgagctctggaCTGTAAAGCCTGCAAGGAGTCCCATGGGAATGACAGCTCACCTTCACTACAGATCTACTGCATGCATGGGCTGGCCGGCTGCTACCTCTTCTACCACTGACACGgcaaagagaaggcagaaaagggaaaataaaacgTAGCTGCTGGTACCTCCTCATGCACACTGAGGCAGGGGAAGTGCCTGCACCATAACCCCTCCCTGGTGACTGGTTCATGGAGCTGAGGGTCACAGTAAGCCCCAGCTGTACCCACAGCCACTCAGTTTTGCAggtggcaggggctggatgCCATAGCCATAATCCTTGGAAGCACAGCTAACACATGGGTTTGCAGcactgctcctcagcacaggaatggtgtggccacCAGCAAGCtcccctccagcctccctgccagATGAGTTTCACATGGCTAACTCACATTTTCCATGGCCATACTATGAGGATGTTAAATCTTTCTGGGTAGCACAGCAAGGGGAAATATCAAGCTGTGTATGATGGAAAAGATCAGAAGGGTCAGAGACATCTTCCATAAGCAGTGCTTTCATAGCTGTGCAAACAATAGCAACTTAACACTACCTGCTAAAATACTCATTTCCAGAAAGAGAGGGCAAGCTGAGAACAAGCTGTGGAAAAGAAACCATGGGAATTCCTGATCATCAGATCTCTGCTTGAGCTACCATAACTTATTTCTCTCAGAATGTAGCTGGTCCCACACCTCTGCACTACCAGCCAGGCAGCCCATACTCAATGACAGCAGaatcattttgtgttttcacaggAAAGAGAGCACAGGGGTTTCATTAATGACTTAGAAGATAGGACACCAAGAGCTAGAAGCAGTTTGGAGGACTGTCTCTGGATATTATGATGTAGGATAAAATTCAAGGAGAGTTCAGAACATCAGTGCCAACAGGCCAGTGCAATTGGCTGCATTCAGGAAGGAGAAATCAAAGGCACTGATAAAAAGAAGACTAATTGATTAGGTAACAGCAGTAGCTACTGGTTGATACAATTGCCAATAGTATGGCAGAGGTGGAGCTCTGGCTGTAATGCAGCCAGTCACAAGGGACCACGATGTCACTGCAAACCAAGCATGTGTCTCTACACTGCTGCTCCGTGCAGGAAACAATTATCTGTCTTAGCTCCTTGCTGCCATTGCATTTTCCATTATTGGTCTCATGTACATAAGAATGATTTACACCAACCACAGTTCAAACAAGTGTTGACAGGCTTAGAAAACATGGCTCAcagacagagaacaaaaaaattgtgtttgctTGGTCCAAAGGAAAGAAGTTCCAGAGAAGACAGAAACAGGCACCCACTGGATCGAGAGGCTGTGCTGTTTTTGGACTTCCCTGAAGGAAAGCAATTTCATTTGCAGGAAGCCATTGGTATAAAGTATCTCAGATATCAATAACCACTAACAAAAGAGAGAATCCAGCATGGCAGCAGGCTGCTGATGCTGAACCACAGCTGTGGGCTGTGACCCCACTGTGGTACAAAACCACAGCTACAGCATGAACCTCCTGCCAACCCCGATGTGTGtgattttgtttcagtttctcaTGCTTGCAGAAGTCATGGACAGCTGTGAATGTTGCCCCTTTTTGCCACCCCTCAATCCTGCCAAGACTTGCATTTCAAGATAATAATGCAGGTTGCCTTCAAGGAAATGACACAGTACAGAAAGCTAAGCAcatgtaggattttttttttcaggatggGAGCCCCAcagcatgaaaataatattgtttAAATGCTTCTCTAGGTGATAGAAAACGAAATTAATTAATGTTGATAAAGCCCTCTTTGATGAAAGCTGTTACAAAATGCACTGTACAATTATCAAGTGACCTAAAATGTGGTAATTTAATATAGTTAACAGGGTCCCCGAGGAAATCCAGCATATTGTTTGCTGAGATCACTAACAGGACAGAACTGAAACTGCTGTAACAAACAAAGGAAGTTGACAAAGAGGCTAAATGAGCTGTGGTACATTTAAAATTACCATTGGAATTTTCAAATCTATCATTATCATTACTTATTTAATCAATCTTACTGATTAAATATAATGATCCTATCAGTTTACACAGAAAGCAAGCACACAGTTTCCTCCTGGACAAGCTCATCAATTAGAAAACAGTCAAGTGTTACAAAAGATACTGTTCCCTTCTGAAAGCTGGCTTTGCTTAACTTCAGACTTTGGCAATTACAAAGTGAATGTGTTTTGGTAAATCAAAACGTTCAGGGACAAAAAAGGGATTAAGGTTTCCTCCAATAATTTGGTGCCAACTTCTGTTAAACTAGCtagaggaggagcagctgacagattaaatacaagaaaataaagaaatgaaaaccaaTCCCTTCACTTTGACTGCTCTCCCAGgcacatttttctctgcttttcaagcACTGCTTCCCCAAGTCTCCCTTGTTTGCACACTGGGCTCAGCCTGGACTTCAGCTGCACACAATAATCTCTGATTACAacacagccccatccaaccctgGGGCAGgacttttcctccctgttttaTCTCACCTTTAAAGTGCTTTTCAGAATTCGCAGCTGGTGCAGTTTTTCATTGACTACTGGATCGCTACATCTCTTTATAAAAGATTTCTTATATTCCAGCTTAGTGGAAATCCGGTGTTCTCCTAAAGGAGACAGGCTGGCCTGCTCCAAGGCTCTGTACAAATCTTGCAAGGAGtctgctgttttttcctctaCAGTTTCAACTGTAATGAGacaaaggggaaaacaaaaaaaggaggaagaaatagaGAAAGCAACAATGTATCATTAATGTGATTACATGAAGACCTATCAAAAAcctttgaaaaatgctttaacAGGTTTAACTAGACCATAAAGAGAATATTTCACACCTCCTAAGTTCCAGAAAAGAGTGCTGCTCCTTCTTGCTACTGCCTTCagaagaaagggggaaaatctTTCAAGAATGTAAAATCTTGacaggcagaggaagagggaaaaaagagaaacagtgCAAGGTGCAATAATATTAGAGTGACTTACTACCAGAAATCAGATTTCTGGTATTGCAGTTTTATAGTTCTGGTGACTTCCTTGTTACAAGGAGAGGAGGCCCTGGAAGCATCCTGCTAAGGAACCCATCAGGGATCACATCTCAGACTGAAAGTGCTGATAACAGCACTCAAGAATACCTGATGGTGGCCCTGGAATGACATGTCCTTTTCCTGCCTAAGAAAGTCctattatttttgtctcttaTTTTTGATACTCAGCTGTTCTTCAATAGTCAGCAGTGCTGTCACTTATGCTAGTCTGTTACTTTACTATTACCTGAAGGCTCAGCAGCAGACTAGAGACTAAATATAAGAGCACAACCATGACCTGGCAGCATGGCAAACCAAAAATGAGCTGTTTGCACAAtagtttggttttaaaaaactaatatttattatataatgtatcaaaatacataaatatgagaagcatttatttattataggtttaaaatatttgttttaactAGTATTgaaagcatttcaaagaaaaaataaaaaaggttttgcttctttaaaaacaaaaccaagcaaaagcTGGGGATGAAGCGTTACTCTGATACGAGCATTTGAAATTCTTCATTTAGAAAACATCAAACCACTTCAACCTTTCACACAATGTTTCCCAGAGGAAACTCTCTGGATTCCCTAGAAGCTTTGCCAGCTCAGTGCAGTGAGGATCAGCAGAGTGGGGGTGAGGGTTGGCAGGGCAGCCCTTGGGACAGTGTTAGCTGTGTCCCTtagctctgtccctgctgtcccacacACACGTTCCTGCCTGTGCATGGCCCCCGGCTGCTTCCAGAgcccctgggatcccccagccagcctggctctcccAGTGGTGCCTGTTTTCCTGGCTCAGGGTGCCTGTGTCCTCAAGAGCCTTTCCTAGAAGCTCTTGTAGGAAGGCTGCTCGGTTCCAAGCATTCACTTTACCCTGTGACTGACCCTGCTCCAAGACAGTCATTTCTACTGGCTGAAAGTTTACCACATGTGAAGTACTCTTAAGAAAAGAACCTCAGTGTCCTCAGTGATTAGAGGCATTTCTATCAGGCACCAAGAGAGAAGACAGTTTGTGTTTAGAAGTGACATTTTTAGTCCATCAAGAGCTACCTGAGGCCACCTCCCATTCGAGCCCAAACTATGCAGTTGGGCAACTCTCCTCAGGCTCAGGCAAGTACTCCAGAAACCCAAATCTCCTCACCCCATCACAAAAAGTGTTTGCATTTGTACAGACCTTACAGAACTTTGCAATTGGCAGCTAAGCAATTCATCTCCCCTTCATCTCTTCTCAGTTTATTCATTTGCCCTTTTAGAGGGCAGCTGTTTTTGAattacacatttaatttttttaagctataTGGAAGTAAAGAAGGGTTAGAGACTTTTTATCAATGAAGTATTTTGAGACTAC carries:
- the KLHL34 gene encoding kelch-like protein 34, with protein sequence MSYFLSYCKAHCTAVLAQYQSLRSEGFLCDILLKVKENEFPAHKSLLACSSDYFRAMFKSYTQESKASVIHLQVVSPTGLQHILDFIYTSFLPLSFESLEDTLEAASYLQVTDAIGLCNQYMVNNLALENCCFSANVARKFYLPDALAATEKYIIKNIWKLLDVDLPGLLELNFRSLLAVIQSPDLPMVEECRLLNLVLLWLKQDKSRLDHASSLLEHIRYGLIPVEELRKTYTQSEVSLSAGIKCLIIKAINYHTSVFKQPVLQDKSTTLRNQKTRIILLGGGTASEGLVTDVVAFDVYNHKWRTLTQLQDRVQNHCVCVVGNFLYILGGEIQSGTLGDAKIGQTLLVTNKVHRYDPRFNTWTQITGMLEKRCQFSCCVLGKDIFAIGGRGEDGSLHSSVEVYDISRDRWTKARELPCRIHGHASAVCKNTIYISGGKYSAPASTSNEVYSLSSLEGQWVKRAPMSIARFGHQMATIRGSIFTFLGLYEPFSEIERYDPDQNQWTRLRPLVYDRFSYGLAVVEETALLIGGKKWQNSLEVSTQDVVGYDIDRDGWEEICKAPAPWCGLQCAVLQLPAAPEEQDSDCQHRKPPGC